A portion of the Kineosporia corallincola genome contains these proteins:
- a CDS encoding ABC transporter permease, translating to MSASTAPAQAGRALRAPARGTLLGYLMLLPAVAVIVLLVIVPMAVIARQSFALSDPLLGGDVGGFTWANYTKLLDPVYAKTMGYSLAMAALNAVVCLVVGYAVAFYIATRPASRQPVLLMLVIIPFLTDFLVRSFAWITLLGSGGPYVKLARLLGFDASSLVPSQFAVVMSLLYAFLPVAVFPIYAAMRSIDPSLREAAADLGAGWWQTHRRVYIPLSASGIGSSVMLTFVPTLGVFVIPVLLGGGKDPLVGNLIVTLFTEFRNEPLGAAMSMVVLILMLLSVAVVAGLLRLLSNRKAA from the coding sequence ATGAGCGCGAGCACCGCACCGGCACAGGCAGGACGGGCACTACGGGCACCGGCCCGCGGCACCCTGCTCGGGTACCTCATGTTGCTGCCCGCCGTCGCGGTGATCGTCCTGCTGGTCATCGTGCCGATGGCGGTCATCGCCCGGCAGAGCTTCGCCCTGAGCGACCCGCTGCTCGGCGGCGACGTCGGCGGTTTCACCTGGGCCAACTACACCAAGCTGCTCGACCCGGTGTACGCCAAGACGATGGGCTACAGCCTGGCCATGGCCGCGCTGAACGCGGTGGTCTGCCTGGTGGTCGGATACGCGGTGGCCTTCTACATCGCCACCCGGCCGGCCTCCCGCCAGCCGGTGCTGCTGATGCTGGTGATCATCCCCTTCCTCACCGACTTCCTGGTGCGCTCGTTCGCCTGGATCACCCTGCTGGGCTCGGGCGGGCCGTACGTGAAGCTGGCCCGGCTACTGGGTTTCGACGCGAGCTCGCTGGTGCCCTCGCAGTTCGCCGTGGTGATGTCGCTGCTCTACGCGTTCCTGCCGGTGGCGGTGTTCCCGATCTACGCCGCGATGCGCTCGATCGACCCGTCGCTGCGCGAGGCCGCCGCCGACCTCGGGGCCGGCTGGTGGCAGACCCACCGCCGCGTCTACATCCCGCTCTCCGCCTCGGGTATCGGCTCCTCGGTGATGCTGACCTTCGTGCCCACGCTCGGCGTGTTCGTCATCCCGGTGCTGCTCGGCGGCGGAAAGGACCCACTGGTCGGCAATCTCATCGTCACCCTGTTCACCGAGTTCCGGAACGAGCCGCTCGGCGCCGCGATGTCGATGGTGGTGCTGATCCTCATGCTGCTCTCGGTCGCGGTCGTCGCCGGCCTGCTCCGCCTGCTCTCGAACCGGAAGGCCGCCTGA
- a CDS encoding flavin monoamine oxidase family protein, which yields MKSEVDVVVVGAGVTGLTAATRLVKAGRSVVVLEARDRVGGRLWTDTVDGVRLELGGQWVSPDQSALLETIDELGLKTFSRYREGEGVYVGRDGVRRTFSGASFPVSARTEAEVDRLTAVLDDLAARMDPLNPWDMPGAAELDQVSFAAWLEGQTDDEEARDNIALYIGPAMLTKPAHAFSALSAVLMAASAGSFSNLVDADFILDKRVAGGLQQVPLMLAAALGDRVVTGSPVTSIAHDAEGATVTTATGQWRAKKVIVAVPPTLVSRIAFSPNLPPIQMQARQHTSFGLVIKLHITYATPFWRQAGLSGTAFSPYQVVHEAYDNTNHDETRGTLVGFVSDENADRLLALSDGERRAQILASLSAYYGEQALEPVAYYESQWMAEEWTAGAYATSFDIGGLTRYGATLREPVGPVSFGTSDVAGLGFQHVDGAIRIGRMLADAV from the coding sequence ATGAAGTCCGAAGTCGACGTCGTAGTGGTGGGCGCCGGTGTCACCGGCCTGACCGCGGCCACCCGCCTGGTGAAGGCGGGGCGCAGCGTGGTGGTGCTGGAGGCCCGCGACCGCGTCGGCGGCCGGCTGTGGACCGACACGGTGGACGGCGTGCGGCTGGAGCTCGGCGGGCAGTGGGTCTCCCCCGACCAGTCCGCCCTGCTGGAGACGATCGACGAGCTCGGGCTGAAGACCTTCTCCCGCTACCGCGAGGGCGAGGGCGTCTACGTCGGCCGCGACGGCGTCCGGCGTACCTTCTCCGGTGCCTCGTTCCCGGTCTCCGCCCGCACCGAGGCCGAGGTGGACCGGCTCACCGCCGTGCTCGACGACCTGGCCGCGCGGATGGACCCGCTGAACCCGTGGGACATGCCCGGTGCCGCGGAGCTCGACCAGGTCTCGTTCGCCGCCTGGCTCGAAGGGCAGACGGACGACGAGGAGGCGCGCGACAACATCGCCCTCTACATCGGCCCGGCCATGCTGACCAAGCCCGCCCACGCCTTCTCCGCCCTGTCCGCCGTGCTGATGGCCGCCAGCGCGGGCAGTTTCAGCAACCTGGTGGACGCCGACTTCATCCTGGACAAGCGGGTGGCCGGTGGGCTCCAGCAGGTTCCGCTGATGCTGGCCGCCGCCCTCGGCGACCGGGTGGTGACGGGTTCGCCGGTCACCTCGATCGCCCACGACGCCGAGGGGGCCACCGTCACCACCGCGACCGGGCAGTGGCGGGCCAAGAAGGTGATCGTGGCCGTGCCGCCGACCCTGGTGTCACGCATCGCCTTCAGCCCGAACCTGCCCCCGATCCAGATGCAGGCCCGGCAGCACACCTCGTTCGGTCTGGTGATCAAGCTGCACATCACCTACGCCACGCCGTTCTGGCGGCAGGCCGGCCTGTCCGGCACCGCGTTCAGCCCCTACCAGGTGGTGCACGAGGCCTACGACAACACCAATCACGACGAGACCCGTGGCACGCTGGTCGGTTTCGTGTCGGACGAGAACGCCGACCGGCTGCTGGCGCTGTCCGACGGCGAACGCCGTGCGCAGATCCTGGCCTCGCTCTCCGCCTACTACGGTGAGCAGGCCCTGGAACCCGTGGCCTACTACGAGAGCCAGTGGATGGCCGAGGAGTGGACGGCGGGGGCCTACGCCACGAGCTTCGACATCGGCGGCCTGACCCGCTACGGCGCCACGCTGCGCGAGCCGGTCGGCCCGGTCTCGTTCGGCACGTCTGACGTGGCCGGCCTCGGTTTCCAGCACGTCGACGGCGCGATCCGGATCGGGCGGATGCTGGCCGACGCCGTCTGA
- a CDS encoding LysR family transcriptional regulator: protein MNLRLLRYLVETVDAGSATRAAGRLHVTQPVLSRQLRQLEQDLGLPLFERQGHRLRLTPAGEHFLPLARNLLRQADEVRRAAASIAGGRLDQVHLAVPTTTLSDVLAPFLATLRPDDPVPFVRQLDPRGADVALHSGADLAIVTRPPARPLASLALAVLPVWAQVPAAHPLATRSTVDVGELAGHPLVLLTEDFRPRQLLDEAVAAAQVSYRETIDCTNAQVAQALAAAGRGVAVVSDDPRFGLTPLGLTGPGGPVRIHLYAAWDPRHHAEPTLAGLAGRLAAFCAEQYGSSVVP, encoded by the coding sequence ATGAACCTGCGGCTGCTGCGCTATCTCGTCGAGACCGTGGACGCAGGCTCCGCCACCCGTGCCGCCGGGCGCCTGCACGTGACCCAGCCGGTGCTGTCGCGACAACTACGGCAGCTGGAGCAGGACCTGGGCCTGCCGCTGTTCGAGCGGCAGGGGCACCGGCTGCGGCTGACCCCGGCGGGTGAACATTTCCTGCCCCTGGCCCGGAACCTGCTGCGGCAGGCGGACGAGGTGCGGCGGGCCGCGGCCAGCATCGCCGGCGGGCGCCTGGACCAGGTGCACCTGGCCGTGCCGACCACGACGCTCAGCGACGTGCTGGCCCCCTTCCTGGCCACGCTGCGCCCGGACGACCCGGTGCCGTTCGTGCGGCAGCTCGACCCGCGCGGCGCCGACGTGGCCCTGCACTCCGGCGCCGACCTGGCCATCGTCACCCGGCCACCGGCCCGGCCCCTGGCCTCACTGGCCCTCGCGGTGCTGCCGGTCTGGGCGCAGGTGCCTGCGGCCCACCCTCTGGCCACGCGGTCGACGGTGGACGTCGGTGAGCTGGCCGGGCACCCCCTGGTGCTGCTCACCGAGGACTTCCGGCCCCGGCAGTTGCTCGACGAGGCGGTGGCCGCCGCCCAGGTGAGCTACCGGGAGACCATCGACTGCACGAACGCCCAGGTGGCGCAGGCCCTCGCGGCGGCCGGCCGGGGTGTGGCGGTGGTGTCGGACGACCCCCGGTTCGGGCTCACTCCGCTGGGGCTGACCGGGCCGGGCGGGCCGGTACGCATCCATCTGTATGCCGCCTGGGATCCCCGTCATCACGCCGAACCCACGCTGGCCGGGCTGGCCGGCCGGCTGGCCGCGTTCTGCGCCGAGCAGTACGGATCCAGCGTCGTCCCATAA
- the gabT gene encoding 4-aminobutyrate--2-oxoglutarate transaminase, with protein MPELEQSRLLRTELPGPRSAALMQRKQAFVSPGVGTTMPVFAARAAGGIVEDVDGNRFIDLGSGIAVTTVGSSAPRVVEAVRAQVAEFTHTCFMITPYESYVAVAEALARLTPGDGEKRSALFNSGSEAVENAVKIARSYTGRDAVVVFDHAYHGRTNLTMAMTAKVAPYKHGFGPFAGEVYRAPMSYPSRDGLSGPEAARRALSQIETQVGAGNLAALVIEPIQGEGGFVVPAPGFLKALADWCTANGVVFVADEVQSGFGRTGTMFAVEHEDVVPDLVVSAKGIAGGLPLSAVTGRADIMDAVHTGGLGGTYGGNPLACAAALAVIETIERDGLLERARQIETLVLGRLSALDDPRIGDVRGRGAMLAAEFVHPATGEPDAALAKAVAAHAHSQGVITLTCGTWGNVIRFLPPLSISDELLTEGLDVIAAALKEN; from the coding sequence ATGCCCGAACTCGAACAGTCCCGCCTGCTGCGCACCGAGCTGCCTGGCCCCCGCTCGGCCGCCCTCATGCAGCGCAAGCAGGCCTTCGTCAGCCCCGGTGTGGGGACCACGATGCCGGTCTTCGCCGCCCGCGCGGCCGGCGGCATCGTCGAGGACGTCGACGGCAACCGGTTCATCGACCTCGGCTCGGGCATCGCGGTCACCACGGTCGGCAGCAGCGCGCCCCGCGTGGTCGAGGCGGTGCGGGCCCAGGTGGCCGAGTTCACCCACACCTGCTTCATGATCACGCCGTACGAGTCCTACGTGGCGGTTGCCGAGGCGCTCGCCCGGCTGACCCCGGGCGACGGCGAAAAGCGTTCCGCCCTGTTCAATTCCGGGTCCGAGGCGGTGGAGAACGCGGTCAAGATCGCGCGCTCGTACACCGGCCGCGACGCCGTGGTGGTGTTTGATCATGCCTACCACGGCCGCACCAACCTGACCATGGCGATGACCGCGAAGGTGGCACCCTACAAGCACGGGTTCGGCCCGTTCGCCGGAGAGGTGTACCGGGCGCCGATGTCGTACCCCTCGCGCGACGGCCTCTCCGGGCCCGAGGCCGCCCGGCGTGCGCTGTCGCAGATCGAGACCCAGGTCGGGGCCGGCAATCTCGCTGCCCTGGTGATCGAGCCGATCCAGGGCGAGGGCGGTTTCGTCGTCCCCGCACCGGGATTCCTGAAGGCCCTGGCCGACTGGTGCACCGCCAACGGCGTGGTGTTCGTGGCCGACGAGGTGCAGTCCGGATTCGGCCGCACCGGAACGATGTTCGCGGTGGAGCACGAAGACGTCGTGCCCGACCTGGTGGTGAGTGCCAAGGGCATCGCCGGCGGGCTCCCGCTGTCGGCCGTCACCGGCCGGGCCGACATCATGGACGCCGTCCACACCGGTGGACTCGGCGGCACCTACGGGGGCAACCCGCTGGCCTGCGCCGCCGCGCTCGCCGTGATCGAGACGATCGAGAGGGACGGCCTGCTGGAGCGGGCCCGGCAGATCGAGACCCTGGTGCTCGGCCGGCTGAGCGCCCTGGACGACCCCCGGATCGGTGACGTGCGGGGCCGGGGCGCCATGCTGGCCGCCGAGTTCGTCCACCCGGCCACCGGTGAGCCCGACGCGGCGCTCGCCAAAGCCGTTGCCGCTCATGCGCACTCGCAGGGCGTGATCACCCTGACCTGCGGCACCTGGGGCAACGTGATCCGCTTCCTGCCGCCGCTGAGCATCTCCGACGAGCTGCTCACCGAGGGCCTCGACGTGATCGCCGCCGCGCTGAAGGAGAACTGA
- a CDS encoding NAD-dependent succinate-semialdehyde dehydrogenase — translation MNDVLIDGNWLEGERGEFDVVDPATLAVVARVSDAGPADAVAAVDAAAAALPAWSATAPRARADLLMRTRELMLRDTEELAALIASENGKSLVDARGEVGYAAEFFRWFAEEAVRPHGDFGSSPAGGTRTVVTHHPVGVAALVTPWNFPAAMATRKIAPALAAGCTVVLKPAAETPLTALAVARLMHEAGIPSGVVNVVPGLDGPAIVKAWTDDPRVRKISFTGSTNVGRQLLRQASDRVMNTSMELGGNAPFVVTADADLDAAVDGAMIAKFRNGGQACTAANRFYVHADVAAEFTARLGARVEKLVVGPACEGSDIGPLISAKALANVTRLVESALVTGARVAHRAAPATAPGHFFTPVVLTGVTAESDVVREEIFAPVAPIVTWTSEAELLAQVNDTEFGLAAYVFAGDLGAALKLAERIEAGMVGINRGLVSDPSAPFGGFKQSGIGREGARAGLEEYTETQYFSVAW, via the coding sequence GTGAACGACGTACTGATCGACGGTAACTGGCTGGAGGGGGAGCGGGGCGAGTTCGACGTCGTCGACCCGGCCACGCTCGCCGTGGTCGCCCGGGTGTCCGACGCCGGCCCGGCCGACGCGGTGGCCGCCGTGGACGCCGCGGCCGCGGCCCTGCCGGCCTGGTCGGCCACCGCCCCGCGGGCGCGGGCCGACCTGCTGATGCGGACCCGCGAGCTGATGCTGCGCGACACCGAGGAACTTGCCGCGCTGATCGCCTCGGAGAACGGCAAGTCGCTGGTGGACGCCCGGGGCGAGGTGGGTTACGCGGCCGAGTTCTTCCGCTGGTTCGCCGAGGAGGCCGTGCGCCCGCACGGCGACTTCGGTTCCTCACCGGCCGGCGGCACCCGCACCGTGGTCACCCACCACCCGGTCGGCGTGGCGGCGCTGGTGACGCCGTGGAACTTCCCGGCCGCCATGGCCACCCGCAAGATCGCCCCGGCCCTGGCCGCCGGCTGCACGGTGGTGCTCAAGCCCGCCGCCGAGACACCCCTGACCGCCTTGGCCGTGGCCCGGCTGATGCACGAGGCCGGAATCCCGTCCGGCGTGGTCAATGTCGTGCCCGGGCTGGACGGCCCGGCAATCGTGAAGGCCTGGACCGACGACCCGCGGGTGCGCAAGATCTCGTTCACCGGCTCGACGAACGTGGGGCGCCAGCTGCTGCGCCAGGCCTCGGACCGGGTGATGAACACGTCGATGGAACTCGGCGGCAACGCGCCGTTCGTGGTCACCGCCGACGCCGACCTGGACGCCGCGGTGGACGGTGCGATGATCGCCAAGTTCCGCAATGGTGGGCAGGCCTGCACCGCGGCCAACCGGTTCTACGTGCACGCCGACGTCGCCGCGGAATTCACCGCCAGGCTCGGCGCCCGGGTCGAGAAGCTGGTGGTCGGGCCGGCTTGCGAGGGCTCGGACATCGGCCCGCTGATCTCCGCGAAGGCGTTGGCCAACGTGACCCGCCTGGTCGAGTCGGCCCTGGTGACCGGCGCCCGGGTGGCGCACCGGGCCGCTCCGGCCACCGCGCCCGGGCACTTCTTCACCCCGGTCGTGCTGACCGGCGTGACGGCGGAGTCGGACGTGGTGCGCGAGGAGATCTTCGCGCCGGTCGCCCCGATCGTCACCTGGACCTCGGAGGCGGAGCTGCTGGCCCAGGTGAACGACACCGAATTCGGCCTGGCCGCCTACGTCTTCGCCGGTGACCTGGGTGCGGCGCTGAAGCTGGCCGAGCGGATCGAGGCCGGCATGGTCGGCATCAACCGCGGCCTGGTCTCGGACCCGTCCGCCCCGTTCGGCGGGTTCAAGCAGAGCGGCATCGGGCGCGAGGGAGCCCGCGCCGGGCTGGAGGAGTACACCGAGACCCAGTATTTCAGCGTGGCCTGGTAG
- a CDS encoding MBL fold metallo-hydrolase yields MSVRDWQPGSGLGLTGRPLRMHPMVVGYEPIREPISVPGGDPARFLLEPVTVAAVVFENGWLLFDSGFNVDVVRDAARRAEYLNYESYTALLPPGDPLADQVAALGLDWAGLKGCGISHVHLDHTGGLRLISAPVLMQRAEYEFARAIPELGDTLVTVPGDFLRPDLDLVLLDGDTALAPGVSALDTRGHTPGHQSFRIELPTRTVVLACDAADLRGNIEQALPCGTTMRPQDEPHALTAIRRLHELDQQPGVEVWPGHDPDWAPWRETTVT; encoded by the coding sequence ATGAGTGTGCGTGACTGGCAGCCCGGTTCGGGCCTCGGCCTGACCGGCCGGCCGCTGCGGATGCATCCGATGGTGGTGGGCTACGAGCCGATCCGGGAGCCGATCTCGGTGCCCGGCGGCGACCCGGCCCGGTTCCTGCTGGAGCCGGTGACGGTGGCCGCGGTGGTGTTCGAGAACGGCTGGCTGTTGTTCGACAGCGGTTTCAACGTGGACGTGGTGCGCGATGCGGCCCGGCGCGCGGAATACCTGAACTACGAGAGCTACACCGCCCTGCTGCCGCCCGGCGACCCGCTGGCCGACCAGGTGGCGGCGCTCGGCCTGGACTGGGCCGGCCTGAAGGGCTGCGGAATCTCGCACGTGCACCTCGACCACACCGGCGGCCTGCGCCTGATCAGCGCCCCGGTGCTGATGCAGCGGGCCGAGTACGAGTTCGCCCGGGCCATCCCGGAACTCGGCGACACGCTGGTCACGGTGCCCGGCGACTTCCTGCGGCCGGACCTCGACCTGGTGCTGCTCGACGGCGACACCGCCCTGGCCCCGGGGGTGAGCGCCCTGGACACCCGCGGCCACACCCCGGGCCACCAGTCGTTCCGGATCGAGCTGCCCACCCGCACCGTGGTTCTCGCCTGCGACGCGGCCGACCTGCGCGGCAACATCGAGCAGGCGCTGCCGTGCGGCACCACCATGCGACCCCAGGACGAGCCGCACGCTCTGACCGCGATCCGGCGGCTGCACGAGCTGGATCAGCAGCCGGGGGTGGAGGTCTGGCCCGGGCACGACCCGGACTGGGCACCGTGGCGTGAGACGACGGTCACCTGA
- a CDS encoding ATP-binding cassette domain-containing protein, producing the protein MTHIVARVSGLVVDFGGRRAVDGVDLEITAGEIVALVGESGSGKTVLGSCLLGLPAPHASVGGTVEVDGVDMLTGSRAQRHRVRRHRLGAVFQDPLTSLDPTMRAGAQVCERGATPERGVAALEECGVPEPGERFHYWPHQLSGGLRQRVSIAGAIATPTGEAPALIVADEPTTALDVSVQARVVALFARLRAEHGCSVLLITHDLGVAAQIADRIVVMSDGQIREQGPAAAVLGAPKHPYTRRLLASRLDIAGPFGVPDASFDTANEVLGMSGIVQDFPVPHRRRQTRRVLHGVDLSLAEGESVALVGESGSGKSTLLRIAAGLQTPSAGSVRVPADTRPQLIFQDARASLTPWMPIGRQIAERLPRAERGHRVAELLRRVGLDPELAGARPGRLSGGQCQRAAIARALASSPRVLLCDEPVSALDATLAAQVVDLLDELRRTTGVALLLVTHDLAVAKRIAGRVAVMTEGRIVEEGGVREVFDAPRHDYTRSLLAASPSLEVAS; encoded by the coding sequence ATGACCCACATCGTGGCCCGGGTGTCCGGGCTGGTGGTCGATTTCGGCGGCCGGCGGGCCGTGGACGGGGTCGACCTGGAGATCACCGCGGGCGAGATCGTCGCCCTGGTCGGCGAGTCCGGCTCGGGCAAGACCGTTCTGGGCAGCTGCCTGCTCGGCCTCCCGGCTCCGCACGCCTCGGTCGGCGGCACCGTGGAGGTGGACGGCGTGGACATGCTGACCGGGTCGCGGGCGCAGCGGCACCGGGTGCGCCGGCACCGGCTGGGTGCCGTCTTCCAGGACCCGCTCACCTCGCTCGACCCGACGATGCGGGCCGGGGCGCAGGTGTGCGAACGTGGCGCCACCCCGGAGCGCGGGGTGGCGGCGCTGGAGGAGTGCGGAGTTCCCGAGCCCGGCGAGCGGTTTCACTACTGGCCGCACCAGCTGTCCGGCGGGCTGCGGCAACGGGTGAGCATCGCCGGGGCGATCGCCACCCCGACCGGCGAGGCCCCGGCGCTGATCGTGGCCGACGAGCCGACCACGGCTCTCGACGTCAGCGTGCAGGCCCGGGTGGTGGCGCTGTTCGCCCGGTTGCGGGCCGAGCACGGCTGCTCGGTGCTGCTGATCACCCACGACCTGGGGGTGGCCGCGCAGATCGCCGACCGGATCGTGGTGATGTCGGACGGGCAGATCCGCGAACAGGGCCCGGCAGCCGCCGTACTCGGCGCCCCGAAACACCCCTACACGCGCAGGCTCCTGGCATCGCGCCTGGACATCGCCGGTCCGTTCGGCGTTCCGGACGCCTCGTTCGATACGGCGAACGAGGTGCTGGGGATGTCCGGCATCGTCCAGGACTTCCCGGTGCCGCACCGCCGGCGCCAGACCCGGCGGGTGCTGCACGGCGTGGATCTGAGCCTGGCCGAGGGGGAATCGGTGGCGCTGGTCGGCGAGAGCGGGAGCGGCAAGTCCACGCTGCTGCGGATCGCGGCCGGACTCCAGACGCCGAGCGCGGGTTCGGTGCGGGTGCCGGCGGACACGCGTCCCCAGTTGATCTTTCAGGACGCCCGGGCCTCGCTGACGCCGTGGATGCCGATCGGCCGGCAGATCGCCGAGCGGCTGCCCCGGGCGGAGCGCGGGCACCGGGTGGCCGAGCTGCTGCGGCGGGTCGGGCTGGACCCGGAACTGGCCGGGGCACGTCCGGGACGGCTGTCCGGCGGCCAGTGCCAGCGGGCCGCGATCGCCCGGGCCCTGGCCTCCTCGCCGCGCGTGCTGCTGTGCGACGAGCCGGTGAGCGCACTCGACGCCACCCTGGCCGCCCAGGTCGTGGACCTGCTCGACGAGCTGCGCCGCACCACCGGTGTGGCTCTGCTGCTGGTCACCCACGACCTCGCGGTGGCCAAGCGGATCGCCGGGCGGGTCGCGGTGATGACGGAGGGCCGGATCGTGGAGGAGGGTGGCGTGCGCGAGGTGTTCGACGCGCCGCGGCACGACTACACCAGGAGTCTGCTGGCGGCGTCCCCGAGTCTGGAGGTGGCTTCATGA
- a CDS encoding ABC transporter permease: MAFLRQFGVRLAAMAGVLLVLTFVVDLIQRQLPSDPARVLAGRTASPQALAAARERLGLDEPLIPHYLGYLGRLLGGDLGTSVSTRRPVADDIATYLPATLELVLVAAVMALAGGLLLGVFGARDGIAAGTVRVVTVAGASAASFLVAIVLLLVFYRDLHWFPAGGRGAALLAPGGVTGFLDALWHLVLPAVVLSLSPAVAIGRVLRASLREAMAADYVRSARAKGAGWWATVWRHGLRNAAGPALSMAGLQVSIMFSGSVVVEGLFSWPGLGRYLSGAIAASDLAAITGVVLVLGVAYVLLNFVVDMLQLLIDPRLRETS, from the coding sequence ATGGCTTTCCTGCGACAGTTCGGCGTGCGGCTGGCCGCGATGGCCGGCGTGCTACTGGTGCTGACCTTCGTGGTCGACCTGATCCAGCGACAGCTGCCCTCCGACCCGGCCCGGGTGCTGGCCGGGCGCACCGCCTCACCCCAGGCGCTGGCCGCGGCCCGGGAGCGACTTGGCCTGGACGAGCCGCTGATCCCGCACTACCTGGGCTATCTCGGCCGGTTGCTGGGCGGTGACCTGGGCACGTCGGTGAGCACCCGGCGCCCGGTGGCCGACGACATCGCCACCTATCTGCCCGCCACGCTCGAACTGGTGCTGGTGGCGGCGGTTATGGCGCTGGCCGGCGGCCTGCTGCTGGGCGTGTTCGGGGCCCGGGACGGGATCGCCGCCGGCACGGTGCGGGTGGTCACCGTGGCCGGGGCCTCGGCGGCGTCGTTCCTGGTGGCGATCGTGCTGCTCCTGGTGTTCTACCGCGACCTGCACTGGTTCCCGGCGGGCGGCCGGGGCGCGGCCCTGCTGGCGCCCGGCGGCGTGACCGGATTCCTCGACGCGCTGTGGCATCTCGTGCTGCCCGCCGTGGTGCTGTCGCTGTCGCCGGCCGTGGCGATCGGCCGGGTGCTGCGGGCCTCGCTGCGCGAGGCGATGGCGGCCGACTACGTGCGCTCGGCCCGGGCCAAGGGGGCCGGCTGGTGGGCCACGGTGTGGCGGCACGGGCTGCGCAACGCCGCCGGGCCCGCCCTGTCGATGGCCGGGCTCCAGGTGAGCATCATGTTCAGCGGCTCGGTGGTGGTGGAGGGACTGTTCTCCTGGCCGGGTCTGGGCCGCTACCTGTCCGGGGCGATCGCCGCCTCCGACCTGGCCGCGATCACCGGGGTGGTGCTGGTGCTCGGGGTGGCCTACGTGCTGCTCAATTTCGTCGTCGACATGCTCCAGCTGCTGATCGACCCGCGACTTCGGGAGACGTCATGA
- a CDS encoding ABC transporter permease → MAAPVRFRVVAPRRNAGGMLELGCLVLIVVLTLVLPFARWLVPAGETEIVAAPFTAPGWQHWLGTDEQGRDVLSRVVLGLSAGWWGVLGIIGGSLLIGTLVGTLAGMSGKIVDGVLMRITDAVLALPGPLVALLVVAALGPGLRNVLLAVTATWWPWYARIVRGQVRAVRHLPHVDAARSAGLSRLRVTGRHVLPGVLRQVVVVASLDVGSVLVLLASLSFIGLGAPAPAAEIGSMSAAGFTYLFSAPWIALAPAAVLFVVTMAANFAGDGVQERIG, encoded by the coding sequence ATGGCCGCGCCGGTGCGGTTCCGGGTCGTCGCACCGCGCCGGAATGCCGGCGGCATGCTGGAACTCGGGTGCCTGGTCCTGATCGTCGTCCTCACCCTGGTTCTGCCGTTCGCCCGCTGGCTCGTGCCGGCGGGCGAGACCGAGATCGTGGCGGCGCCTTTCACCGCACCCGGGTGGCAGCACTGGCTGGGCACCGACGAACAGGGCCGCGACGTGCTCTCCCGCGTCGTCCTCGGGTTGTCGGCCGGCTGGTGGGGAGTGCTCGGCATCATCGGGGGCAGTCTGCTGATCGGCACCCTGGTGGGCACTCTCGCCGGGATGTCGGGCAAAATCGTGGACGGCGTGCTGATGCGGATCACCGACGCCGTGCTGGCGCTGCCCGGGCCGCTGGTCGCGCTGCTGGTGGTGGCGGCCCTCGGCCCGGGCCTGCGCAACGTGCTGCTGGCCGTGACCGCCACCTGGTGGCCCTGGTACGCGCGCATCGTGCGCGGCCAGGTGCGGGCGGTCCGGCACCTGCCGCACGTCGACGCCGCCCGCTCCGCCGGGTTGTCCCGGTTACGGGTCACCGGGCGGCACGTCCTGCCCGGGGTGCTGCGGCAGGTGGTCGTCGTGGCCTCGCTCGACGTCGGCTCGGTGCTGGTGCTGCTGGCCTCGCTGTCGTTCATCGGGCTCGGCGCCCCGGCCCCGGCCGCCGAGATCGGCAGCATGTCGGCCGCCGGTTTCACCTACCTGTTCAGTGCGCCGTGGATCGCTCTCGCTCCCGCCGCAGTGCTTTTCGTGGTCACGATGGCTGCCAACTTCGCCGGCGACGGGGTACAGGAGCGGATCGGCTGA